The following proteins come from a genomic window of Maribacter sp. HTCC2170:
- a CDS encoding BatD family protein, with product MNLKTLISFLPLLFIAFVMNAQGDAVTFEMNLSKEKLGINERLRVEFTMNKDGDDFTPPDFNGFRVLMGPSQAISSSWINGVRSYSKTYSYTLAPTARGNYTIKQASIVIEGKTYKSLAKKVEVTAAVDKPNGQTTADDYASDNLHLVAEVSKSDPYLNEEISVVYKLYVSPSIRVSNYRQLDNPKYNNFWSQDIPVQRLNAENGTYKGKPYRYVILKRVVLYPQKTGKLEIEPLSLDVTVDVPTNKRDFFGGRVYTQTNKTVAAGKRTINVKALPTAGKPADFGGAVGEFDFSVTTSKSSLNASESLQAVVEVDGKGNLKLFQLPKPELPGSLEVYDPEHNESVRTNLGGMRGKVSDSYTIVPSFKGKYPVPSIAFSYFNPKTAKYHTLNSEEIVINVIEGPTNSTTSPSANTSTSKQSVVTTGNQFSFIKLKPNLKTIGSNYFFGSTCFFLWWLLPLLLIPLAIVFRKKREAIAGDIAGNKIKRANKLARKYLSAAKKTLGKKDAFYVALEKALHNYLKAKLKIETSEFSKDKIATLLIEKKVDEPTKDGFIGLLKNCEMARYSPFSDVQMQQDYDKASEVISYLDKQL from the coding sequence CCATGAACAAAGATGGCGACGACTTTACACCTCCTGATTTTAATGGGTTTAGGGTGCTTATGGGACCTTCACAGGCAATTAGTTCCTCATGGATCAATGGAGTACGTTCTTATTCCAAAACTTATTCATATACGCTGGCCCCTACGGCTCGTGGCAATTACACTATAAAACAGGCTTCTATCGTCATAGAAGGGAAAACCTATAAATCATTGGCGAAAAAGGTTGAGGTAACCGCTGCTGTTGATAAACCTAATGGCCAAACTACCGCAGACGATTATGCCAGTGACAATTTACATTTGGTAGCAGAGGTGTCCAAAAGCGATCCCTACCTTAATGAAGAAATCAGTGTAGTTTATAAACTGTATGTAAGTCCGTCTATCCGTGTTTCCAATTACCGTCAATTGGACAACCCCAAATACAATAATTTCTGGAGCCAAGATATTCCAGTGCAGCGTCTAAATGCAGAAAACGGGACTTATAAGGGAAAACCCTATCGCTACGTCATATTGAAAAGGGTAGTGTTATATCCTCAAAAAACTGGAAAATTAGAGATTGAACCCTTGTCTTTGGATGTTACTGTTGATGTCCCAACAAATAAGCGTGACTTTTTTGGGGGAAGAGTTTATACGCAGACTAACAAAACAGTAGCCGCAGGCAAAAGAACAATTAATGTAAAAGCGTTGCCTACTGCAGGTAAACCTGCAGATTTTGGAGGGGCTGTTGGCGAATTTGACTTTAGTGTCACAACTAGTAAGTCCAGTTTAAATGCGTCTGAATCACTTCAGGCGGTTGTTGAAGTTGATGGTAAAGGAAATCTTAAATTGTTTCAATTACCGAAACCAGAATTACCAGGTTCGTTGGAGGTATACGACCCTGAACATAATGAAAGTGTCCGAACCAACCTTGGTGGTATGAGGGGTAAGGTAAGTGATAGTTATACTATTGTTCCTTCATTCAAAGGAAAATACCCAGTGCCAAGTATTGCTTTTAGTTACTTCAATCCTAAAACAGCAAAATACCATACGCTGAATTCTGAAGAAATAGTAATCAATGTAATAGAGGGGCCAACGAATTCTACAACCTCTCCATCTGCAAATACAAGCACATCCAAACAATCGGTCGTTACCACAGGGAATCAATTTAGTTTCATAAAATTAAAACCAAATCTTAAGACAATAGGGAGTAATTACTTTTTTGGCTCAACATGCTTCTTCCTATGGTGGTTATTACCGCTGTTGTTAATTCCGTTAGCGATTGTATTCAGAAAGAAACGCGAGGCCATTGCAGGTGATATAGCAGGCAATAAAATAAAAAGAGCCAATAAATTGGCCAGAAAATATTTATCAGCGGCTAAAAAGACCTTAGGTAAAAAAGATGCGTTCTATGTAGCCTTGGAAAAAGCATTACATAATTACTTGAAGGCCAAATTAAAGATTGAGACTTCTGAATTCAGCAAGGATAAAATAGCAACTTTGTTAATCGAAAAGAAAGTAGATGAGCCAACAAAAGATGGTTTTATAGGTTTACTGAAGAACTGCGAAATGGCCCGATACAGTCCCTTTTCAGATGTTCAGATGCAACAGGATTATGATAAGGCTAGTGAGGTAATCTCTTATCTGGACAAACAATTATAG